A single window of Athene noctua chromosome 1, bAthNoc1.hap1.1, whole genome shotgun sequence DNA harbors:
- the PLEKHG1 gene encoding pleckstrin homology domain-containing family G member 1 isoform X2, translating into MDLSDSDRPVSFSSTSSSASSRDSHCSFGSRMTLVSNSHLGLFNQDKETGAIKLELVPARRFSSNKPRKNSPAEQEEPEESLEKRLSMPRKAEPKGASKNCAMSLVTEPTSPKLLYVDRVVQEILETERMYVQDLKSIVKDYLDCITDQTKLSLGTEERSALFGNIRDIYRFNSELLQDLENCENDPVAIADCFVSKSEDFHIYTQYCTNYPRSVAVLTECMRNKALAKFFRERQEALQHSLPLGSYLLKPVQRILKYHLLLHEIENHLDKDTEGYDVVLDAIDTMQRVAWHINDMKRKHEHAIRLQEIQSLLTNWKGPDLTSYGELVLEGTFRIQRAKNERTLFLFDKLLLITKKRDEMFAYKAHILCGNLMLVEVIPKEPLSFSVFHYKNPKMQHTVQAKSQQDKRLWILHLKRLILENHPAKIPAKAKQAILEMDAIHHPGFHYSPEGEMKSSYQPKEGTAPHRVRRKSEPSSRVHKVLKSNDISPDMQKRISIEGALLSQATKLGSNEALLNSRKKVLLESSGLESQFQESIEPAYSSDQDENLQTSATEQIDADDEEESEQGVQQNSLQKSKGGRKRLNSQAAENVEKRRSVNLNKCETPSSKDPSDEESIQLNTSLPFSSAAGQPPSPRPFSTPQSNSLIMNILGGGTSLRNIWTDHQIRQALFPSRRPPYENEDDEDDYQMFVPSVSTSNASSAVGGERRGSSGRPCSWHLGVVHQNETSSPTRHKIVRRASSAGESNTRPASARYKIGERGSRREAKRAEVSDMNVYPESSEELTIDDIEHVYDNISYKDLKLMGLTRREEADRGPQRSARDSLYEADNKSILDSPSKKRTANQNRASIHASRDEMLLSREAPTSSLDELRIVEDNIYDTIVLPETALLNFKCDPLKCSKRRSFLGLEKDFARCDNLRQFVSEESLQFSEDESPYHRVPVDNDYLSLVDSSSNSDSLSHKSAADKLSEEVDEIWNDLENYIKKNEEKTRDRLLAAFPVCKDDIQERLHAGSTPELSKDVEYSLSTLSLPETPIFPKTVKPRAATISEANLRLEDTTPCKENSFVSLNRSSFSSEMPFVDSPYESANSVLSNAHAEGMENDLAVVDKTKNRVFMMARQYSQKIKKANQLLKVKSPEQEQPASRQQKLKHKDLAAILEEKKQGGPAIGARIAEYSQLYDQIVFRESSPKVQKEAWAPPQEPSSGRFSTPVAASPPRSQAASDCSRAEDWLLHSTYSNGELADFSPWPESQDSKSKISYAEAGTKSNSRQLPSAGSVPSLQISNRLHVPAQRWSAIISQPNKENLHQDHIYNSLGRRISNVKPQAYSRSQSSSSIVVNRSGESIVYPNETDRKKLHSNRTFRFNSHQTPGIASGCTGPDMRKQITENCSDMILQDSQKVLRVNRASPLTAQMATQNYFSNFKDTEEEGDDDDYVEIKSEDEGSDLETFRNQTRKSDPKLCHADAAPSETLCGKTVSCTPAKPAGSKHALTPYLTAYNDSDKLNDYLWRVPSPNQQNIVQSLREKFQCLSSSSFA; encoded by the exons GATTACCTTGACTGTATCACTGACCAGACCAAGCTCTCCCTGGGGACAGAAGAGCGATCAGCCCTGTTTGGAAATATACGGGATATCTACCGTTTCAACAG TGAACTTCTGCAAGATTTGGAAAACTGTGAAAATGATCCTGTGGCTATAGCAGACTGTTTTGTTTCCAAG AGTGAAGATTTCCACATATATACGCAGTACTGCACCAACTACCCAAG GTCGGTGGCTGTGTTGACAGAGTGCATGCGGAACAAGGCGCTGGCCAAGTTCTTCAGAGAGCGACAAGAAGCGCTGCAGCATTCTCTGCCCCTGGGCTCCTATCTCTTGAAACCTGTCCAGCGTATCCTCAAGTACCACCTGCTTTTGCAC GAAATAGAAAACCACCTTGACAAGGACACTGAGGGCTATGATGTGGTGCTGGATGCCATAGATACAATGCAGAGAGTGGCGTGGCATATAAATGACATGAAGAGGAAACATGAACATGCCATCAGGCTtcag GAGATACAGAGTTTGCTCACTAACTGGAAAGGGCCAGACCTCACGAGTTACGGGGAGCTGGTGTTAGAAGGGACATTTCGCATTCAGCGGGCCAAAAATGAGCGCACCCTGTTCCTCTTTGACAAGCTGCTGCTAATTacaaaaaagagagatgaaatgTTTGCATACAAAGCTCACATACTG TGTGGGAACCTGATGCTTGTTGAAGTAATACCAAAGGAACCACTTAGCTTTAGCGTCTTCCACTACAAAAATCCCAAGATGCAACATACTGTCCAG gCAAAGTCACAGCAAGACAAGCGCCTTTGGATTCTTCACTTGAAGAGGTTAATTCTAGAAAACCACCCTGCTAAAATTCCTGCCAAg GCCAAGCAGGCAATTCTAGAAATGGATGCCATAC ATCACCCAGGCTTCCACTATAGCCCTGAGGGAGAAATGAAATCATCCTACCAGCCTAAAGAAGGCACTGCTCCTCACAGAGTGAGAAGGAAATCAG AACCCTCGTCTAGAGTCCATAAAGTTTTGAAGTCAAATG atataAGTCCAGATATGCAGAAG CGGATCAGTATCGAAGGAGCCCTGTTATCTCAAGCTACCAAACTAGGATCAAATGAAGCCTTGCTAAATTCTAGGAAGAAGGTTTTGTTGGAATCCAGTGGGCTGGAGAGCCAATTTCAAGAATCTATTGAGCCTGCCTACAGCAGCGATCAGGATGAAAATCTTCAGACTTCTGCTACAGAACAGATTGATGCTGATGATGAAGAAGAGTCTGAACAG GGAGTGCAGCAAAACTCACTGCAGAAAtcaaaaggaggaagaaaaagacttaaTAGTCAAGCTGCTGAAAATGTTGAAAAACGGAGAAGTGTTAATCTCAACAAGTGTGAAACACCG AGCTCCAAGGACCCTTCAGATGAAGAGTCAATCCAGTTGAATACTAGTCTCCCATTTTCGAGCGCAGCCGGACAGCCACCGTCGCCTAGACCATTCAGTACACCCCAGAGCAACTCACTAATCATGAATATCCTGGGGGGAGGTACATCTCTCAGAAACATCTGGACTGACCATCAGATCAGGCAGGCATTGTTTCCCAGCCGGCGTCCACCTTATGAGAATGAAGATGACGAAGATGATTATCAGATGTTTGTACCATCAGTGTCTACATCCAACGCTAGTTCAGCTGTGGGTGGAGAAAGGAGGGGTTCTTCTGGGCGTCCATGCAGCTGGCATTTGGGTGTAGTGCATCAAAATGAGACTTCCAGCCCCACTCGCCACAAAATTGTTAGGCGAGCCAGTAGTGCTGGTGAAAGTAACACACGTCCAGCCAGTGCAAGGTATAAAATAGGGGAGCGAGGTTCTCGAAGGGAAGCGAAGAGAGCAGAGGTGAGTGATATGAATGTATATCCTGAATCTTCAGAGGAGCTGACCATCGATGATATTGAACATGTTTATGATAATATAAGCTATAAAGACTTAAAGCTGATGGGTCTGACAAGAAGGGAGGAGGCAGACCGTGGTCCCCAGAGATCTGCTAGAGACTCTCTCTACGAGGCTGATAACAAAAGCATCTTAGATTCACCCTCCAAAAAGAGGACAGCAAATCAAAACAGGGCCTCCATTCATGCAAGTAGGGATGAGATGCTACTCAGTAGAGAAGCACCTACTTCAAGTTTGGATGAGCTCAGGATCGTTGAAGACAACATCTATGACACTATAGTGCTTCCAGAAACAGCGCTATTGAATTTTAAATGTGACCCCTTAAAATGCTCTAAAAGGAGAAGTTTTCTGGGCCTGGAAAAAGACTTTGCACGTTGTGACAATCTACGGCAGTTTGTTTCTGAAGAGAGTCTCCAGTTCAGTGAAGATGAAAGTCCTTACCATCGTGTTCCTGTTGACAATGACTATTTGAGCTTAGTAGATAGCTCCTCCAACTCAGATTCACTGTCCCATAAGTCTGCAGCAGATAAACTCTCGGAGGAAGTAGACGAGATTTGGAATGACCTGGAGAACTACATcaagaagaatgaggaaaagacAAGAGACCGTCTCCTTGCAGCCTTTCCTGTTTGTAAAGATGATATACAGGAAAGGCTGCATGCTGGTAGTACACCTGAACTGAGTAAAGATGTAGAGTACTCGCTGTCTACTCTGTCTCTGCCGGAAACTCCTATTTTCCCTAAAACTGTGAAGCCCAGGGCTGCCACCATAAGTGAGGCTAATCTCCGGCTTGAAGACACTACACCATGCAAGGAGAACTCTTTTGTGAGTCTGAACAGGTCTTCCTTCTCCAGTGAGATGCCTTTTGTAGATAGCCCGTACGAATCTGCCAATAGTGTTCTGTCCAACGCACATGCAGAGGGCATGGAAAATGACTTGGCTGTTGTGGATAAAACGAAAAACAGAGTTTTTATGATGGCAAGGCAGTACAGTCAAAAAATTAAGAAGGCTAACCAGCTTTTGAAAGTTAAAAGTCCAGAGCAGGAACAGCCAGCTAGCAGacaacagaaactgaaacacaaagatCTTGCTGCTATTCTGGAGGAGAAGAAACAAGGAGGTCCTGCTATTG GTGCCAGAATAGCTGAATATTCCCAGCTTTATGACCAAATTGTCTTTAGAGAAAGTTCACCTAAGGTTCAAAAGGAAGCCTGGGCCCCTCCTCAGGAGCCATCATCTGGGAGGTTTTCCACGCCTGTGGCTGCATCTCCTCCCCGTTCCCAGGCTGCCAGTGACTGCTCAAGAGCAGAAGATTGGCTTTTGCATTCTACGTACAGTAACGGTGAGCTTGCTGACTTCTCTCCATGGCCTGAATCCCAAGACTCAAAGTCCAAGATCTCGTATGCAGAAGCCGGAACAAAAAGCAATTCAAGGCAGTTGCCATCAGCTGGCTCGGTGCCTTCCCTTCAGATTTCTAACCGTTTGCATGTCCCGGCGCAGAGGTGGAGTGCCATTATAAGCCAGCCGAACAAAGAAAATTTACACCAAGATCACATCTATAATTCCCTTGGGAGAAGAATAAGCAATGTGAAACCACAGGCATACAGCAGGTCACAGTCATCTTCCTCAATTGTGGTCAACAGGTCTGGAGAATCAATAGTATATCCTAATGAAACGGACAGGAAAAAGCTCCATTCGAACAGGACCTTCCGATTCAACAGCCATCAAACGCCGGGTATTGCTTCAGGATGTACGGGGCCTGATATGAGAAAGCAGATCACTGAAAACTGTTCAGATATGATTCTGCAGGATTCTCAAAAGGTCCTGAGAGTGAACAGGGCCTCCCCTCTGACGGCACAAATGGCCACCCAgaactatttttcgaatttcaaAGATACTGAAGAAGAAGGGGATGATGATGACTATgttgaaataaaatctgaagatGAGGGATCTGACTTGGAGACTTTTCGGAACCAAACAAGGAAATCGGATCCTAAACTGTGTCATGCAGATGCTGCTCCTTCTGAAACACTCTGTGGCAAAACTGTCTCTTGTACTCCTGCAAAGCCTGCCGGCAGCAAACACGCACTTACCCCGTATCTGACTGCATATAACGATTCGGATAAACTGAACGACTACCTGTGGAGAGTACCATCTCCTAATCAGCAGAATATTGTCCAGTCTTTAAGGGAAAAGTTTCAGTGTCTCAGTTCAAGTAGCTTTGCTTGA